A window of the Pelagicoccus enzymogenes genome harbors these coding sequences:
- a CDS encoding NADH-quinone oxidoreductase subunit N, with protein sequence MPTDTLNSLGEIAATNTWGAIYPEMILGCLALFLLVLEVVLPKFAHGAIPRISIIGQILLLGYILVFDPSGCCHGVAFGGMIELSGTTQALRIFFLLASIFVSYLAMVSFENKTLARIEYFAITLVVTGALSLMSMSNHFVMLFVALETATVGFYVLVSYFRQNPLSLEAGLKYLIMGALSSAILLFGIVLLYGAASNPALAGSSQDAMNFQNLRTFLEANPGDTLAIIGMLLVISGVAFKIGAFPFQIWIPDVYQGAPVPTTAFLAVSSKAAGFAVLLTLVNTFAPLSSVLIPVLSGIAALTILFGNFAALTQRNLKRVIGLSGVSHAGFLLIGVIAAQTVPAATNWVLFYLFAYLLGSMAVFAVFAHLPKEWDSDLELDDLGDLAKRNGFLGIALAIGIGSLAGIPPLAGFIGKFLIFVAAFQAELYTLLGVGIVGVVISIYYYFGVIKAAFFEVWRFTDEDEEGEAAPALPGATLTCLGKLTIVVAIAGSVVLGFFQGPLGSWLAGN encoded by the coding sequence ATGCCAACTGATACTTTGAATTCCCTCGGCGAAATCGCCGCCACCAATACTTGGGGCGCGATCTACCCAGAAATGATCCTCGGCTGCTTGGCTTTGTTCTTGCTCGTGCTGGAGGTGGTGCTGCCCAAGTTCGCGCATGGCGCGATCCCCCGCATTTCGATTATCGGACAGATCCTTTTGCTCGGCTACATCTTGGTCTTCGATCCGAGCGGCTGCTGCCATGGCGTTGCTTTCGGCGGCATGATCGAATTGAGCGGCACTACGCAAGCGCTGCGTATCTTCTTCCTGCTCGCGTCGATCTTCGTCAGCTATCTGGCCATGGTCAGCTTCGAGAACAAGACGCTGGCCCGTATCGAGTACTTTGCCATCACTTTGGTGGTGACGGGAGCTCTCTCGCTCATGTCCATGTCCAACCATTTCGTGATGCTCTTCGTGGCGCTAGAAACGGCGACAGTGGGCTTCTACGTTTTGGTCAGCTACTTCCGCCAGAATCCGCTCTCTTTGGAAGCCGGCCTCAAGTACCTGATCATGGGAGCGCTCAGCTCGGCGATCCTGCTCTTCGGCATCGTGCTGCTTTACGGGGCGGCCAGCAATCCGGCCCTTGCGGGCAGCAGCCAGGATGCGATGAACTTCCAAAACCTGCGAACCTTCCTCGAGGCGAACCCCGGCGACACCCTCGCGATTATCGGTATGCTGCTGGTGATCTCCGGCGTGGCATTCAAGATCGGCGCCTTTCCCTTCCAGATCTGGATCCCCGACGTCTACCAAGGCGCTCCGGTTCCGACGACCGCGTTCTTGGCGGTTTCCTCCAAGGCGGCCGGCTTTGCGGTGCTGCTCACTTTGGTTAACACTTTCGCTCCGCTCTCATCGGTTTTGATTCCGGTGCTTTCTGGGATCGCGGCTTTGACCATCCTTTTCGGAAACTTCGCCGCCCTCACGCAGCGCAACCTCAAACGGGTGATCGGCCTCTCCGGCGTATCGCACGCGGGCTTCCTCTTGATCGGCGTGATCGCGGCCCAAACGGTTCCTGCGGCTACCAATTGGGTGCTCTTCTACCTCTTTGCCTACCTGCTCGGCTCCATGGCGGTGTTCGCCGTTTTCGCTCACTTGCCGAAGGAGTGGGACTCCGACCTGGAGCTCGACGATTTGGGCGACTTGGCGAAGCGAAACGGTTTCTTGGGAATCGCCTTGGCGATCGGCATCGGTTCGCTGGCAGGGATCCCGCCGCTCGCGGGCTTCATCGGCAAGTTCCTCATCTTCGTGGCCGCTTTTCAGGCGGAGCTCTACACTCTCTTGGGCGTGGGCATCGTGGGCGTGGTGATTTCGATCTACTACTACTTTGGCGTGATCAAGGCGGCCTTCTTCGAGGTCTGGCGCTTCACTGACGAGGACGAGGAGGGCGAGGCCGCTCCGGCGCTTCCGGGCGCGACGCTTACCTGTCTCGGCAAGCTGACGATCGTAGTGGCGATCGCTGGATCAGTGGTGCTTGGATTCTTCCAAGGCCCCCTCGGCTCCTGGCTAGCCGGCAACTAG
- a CDS encoding complex I subunit 4 family protein, translating into MNDSVSLLHFAIAVPLIAAFATLWAGKLGRPAVQIVSVTGFAIPTILAIIAWVLYNPEVAGGYDFVTRHNTGLEAVGISLHLGLNGVALPLFVMAAVVGLAAGLYAAQSKAENLSRYLFCLLVMQGGLMGVFASIDVFFFYFFHELALIPTFVMVGVWGGRDRGYAAMKMTIYLTLGAMLSLAGLIALYVKSGAESFDLITLKAHLAAAPLSETVSHYAFGLLLFGFGILVSLWPLHTWAPLGYGAAPSSAAMLHAGVLKKFGLYGLIQIAVPLIPGGVGQWESWIIWLALGNVVIVGLVTMAQRDLKQMLGYSSVMHMGYAFLGIAAMSVIGVAGAVIMMVAHGLTVALLFMLSTMIHHRTQTFEMEEMGGLSKKAPVLSAFFVCGMMASIALPGPGLANFWGEFGIFVSLWQFKPWVLFVAATGIIISAIYALRAIANVFFGHESEDFLEVQKEHTVVDMTWAERVPALILILVLFFIGFFPKTISSSINEALESEPVYQTANANQ; encoded by the coding sequence ATGAACGACTCCGTTTCACTTCTCCATTTCGCCATTGCGGTGCCGCTGATTGCGGCGTTTGCCACGCTTTGGGCGGGCAAGCTTGGCCGCCCTGCGGTACAGATCGTTTCTGTAACCGGATTTGCGATACCGACCATCCTAGCGATTATCGCTTGGGTTCTCTACAACCCTGAAGTAGCTGGTGGATACGACTTCGTCACGCGTCACAACACGGGACTCGAAGCAGTGGGCATCAGCCTGCACCTCGGGTTGAACGGCGTGGCTCTTCCTCTTTTCGTGATGGCTGCGGTGGTCGGATTGGCTGCTGGCCTGTATGCAGCTCAATCCAAGGCGGAAAACCTATCTCGCTACTTGTTCTGCTTGCTCGTCATGCAAGGCGGATTGATGGGCGTCTTCGCATCCATCGACGTCTTCTTCTTCTATTTCTTCCACGAGCTCGCTCTCATTCCGACCTTCGTGATGGTGGGGGTATGGGGCGGTCGCGACCGCGGTTACGCGGCGATGAAGATGACTATCTACCTTACGTTGGGAGCGATGCTTTCGCTGGCGGGCTTGATTGCTCTCTACGTGAAGAGCGGAGCGGAGTCCTTTGATCTCATCACCTTGAAGGCCCACTTGGCGGCGGCTCCTTTGAGCGAAACCGTTTCGCACTACGCTTTCGGCCTGCTGCTTTTCGGCTTTGGTATCCTCGTATCGCTTTGGCCACTACACACTTGGGCTCCACTCGGATATGGAGCGGCTCCCAGTTCGGCAGCTATGTTGCACGCAGGCGTGCTGAAGAAGTTTGGCCTCTATGGCTTGATCCAAATCGCAGTGCCTTTGATTCCTGGTGGGGTGGGGCAATGGGAGAGCTGGATCATCTGGTTGGCGCTCGGCAATGTGGTGATCGTCGGCTTGGTGACCATGGCCCAACGCGACCTCAAGCAGATGCTTGGTTACAGCTCGGTGATGCACATGGGTTACGCGTTCCTAGGAATCGCAGCCATGTCGGTCATCGGCGTTGCTGGAGCAGTGATCATGATGGTGGCTCACGGTTTGACGGTGGCTTTGCTCTTCATGCTTTCGACGATGATCCATCACCGCACCCAGACTTTCGAAATGGAAGAGATGGGCGGGCTTTCCAAGAAAGCTCCCGTGCTAAGCGCTTTCTTCGTTTGCGGCATGATGGCGAGCATTGCTCTGCCCGGTCCGGGCCTTGCCAACTTCTGGGGCGAGTTCGGAATCTTCGTGAGTCTCTGGCAGTTCAAGCCGTGGGTTTTGTTCGTAGCGGCGACGGGAATTATCATTTCCGCGATCTATGCGCTCCGAGCGATTGCCAATGTATTCTTTGGTCACGAGTCCGAAGATTTCTTGGAAGTGCAAAAGGAGCACACCGTGGTCGACATGACTTGGGCAGAACGCGTGCCCGCCTTGATCCTCATCCTTGTGCTTTTCTTCATCGGCTTCTTCCCGAAGACCATCTCCTCTTCCATCAACGAAGCGCTTGAGAGCGAACCTGTCTACCAGACGGCGAACGCGAACCAGTAA
- a CDS encoding NADH-quinone oxidoreductase subunit L, with translation MNPEIFAYALLAFPLISAAAIAFCMRRNGALASGVSVGAAALILATAGHIIFRLDNFEFTTNWIQLGPLSLDFGFLIDDLAKLMLFVVAFVGFLVHVFSLGYMKEDPNKARFFGGLSIFMFSMLGLVMANSLVTLFIFWELVGFSSYMLIGFYLDKPSAAAASKKAFIANRVGDFGFLIGIALAIGLFGTVSLSEMREAVVSGEVVVGTAALGLLLFCGTVGKSGQIPLHVWLPDAMEGPTPVSALIHAATMVAAGVFLLCRTGFLMTAEALEVIMWVGVATAIFAGLTAIAQRDIKKILAYSTVSQLGYMVAAFGLGSLVALKENPADAASAVITGGVAAAMFHLTTHAFFKALLFLGSGSIIHACHHEQDIFKMGGLAKKMPITFICFTLGLAALVGTPYLSGYFSKDAILALAVEQNMAVFYLLVFGAFLTTFYMIRLWKIVFLGEANSENASHAHENGLVMTVPLMLLAALAVLGGYAGIYPEAMSPLVDLGDAIAHGEHHGTVMAHGIGAWAIGLALAWFIYGAGSKEDRFGGPIYALLQKKFFFDELYEFYIAKIQQRVALTFHFFEQIALSGLIIRGAAGVAGLVGIGLKSLHVGSLHQYVYWFIAGLAIFWFIAG, from the coding sequence ATGAATCCAGAAATATTCGCATACGCTCTTCTCGCGTTTCCTCTGATTTCGGCGGCAGCGATCGCATTTTGCATGCGTCGCAACGGAGCTTTGGCTTCAGGTGTTTCCGTGGGCGCGGCAGCTTTGATCCTCGCGACAGCCGGCCACATTATCTTTCGCCTCGATAACTTCGAGTTCACCACGAATTGGATACAGCTCGGACCGCTGTCTTTGGACTTCGGATTCCTCATCGACGACCTGGCCAAGCTAATGCTCTTCGTCGTCGCCTTCGTCGGTTTCCTTGTTCACGTATTCAGCCTTGGATACATGAAGGAAGATCCGAACAAGGCTCGTTTCTTCGGCGGTCTCTCCATCTTCATGTTTTCCATGCTCGGCCTCGTGATGGCCAATAGCTTGGTGACGCTCTTTATCTTCTGGGAGCTGGTCGGTTTCAGCTCTTACATGCTGATCGGCTTCTACCTCGACAAGCCCAGCGCGGCGGCTGCTTCCAAGAAAGCCTTCATAGCCAATCGGGTAGGGGACTTTGGATTCCTCATCGGCATCGCTTTGGCGATTGGTTTGTTTGGAACGGTAAGCCTCAGTGAAATGCGCGAAGCGGTGGTTTCGGGCGAAGTCGTGGTGGGCACAGCGGCTCTTGGCCTGCTGCTTTTCTGCGGCACGGTGGGCAAGTCCGGTCAAATCCCGCTGCACGTTTGGCTTCCTGACGCGATGGAGGGTCCCACTCCTGTTTCCGCTTTGATCCACGCTGCGACCATGGTCGCGGCCGGCGTCTTCCTCCTCTGCCGTACTGGTTTCCTCATGACAGCCGAGGCTTTGGAAGTGATCATGTGGGTCGGTGTTGCGACCGCGATCTTCGCGGGACTCACCGCGATCGCCCAACGCGACATCAAGAAGATCCTCGCCTACTCCACTGTTTCCCAGCTCGGCTACATGGTCGCTGCGTTTGGTTTGGGTAGCTTGGTGGCCCTGAAGGAAAACCCAGCCGACGCCGCCAGCGCGGTGATCACCGGTGGCGTTGCAGCCGCGATGTTCCACTTGACCACGCACGCCTTCTTCAAGGCTCTGCTCTTCCTCGGTTCCGGTTCTATCATCCATGCCTGCCATCATGAGCAGGACATTTTCAAGATGGGTGGTTTGGCCAAAAAAATGCCGATCACTTTCATCTGCTTCACGCTCGGTTTGGCGGCTCTGGTGGGAACTCCGTACCTCTCCGGCTACTTCTCCAAGGACGCGATCCTTGCTCTCGCGGTGGAACAGAACATGGCGGTCTTCTACCTTTTGGTATTCGGCGCCTTCCTCACCACTTTCTATATGATCCGTCTTTGGAAGATCGTTTTCCTTGGCGAGGCCAATTCTGAAAACGCGAGCCACGCGCATGAAAACGGATTGGTGATGACGGTACCCTTGATGTTGCTGGCGGCGCTGGCAGTGCTCGGCGGATACGCAGGGATTTACCCGGAAGCGATGTCGCCTCTCGTGGACCTTGGCGATGCGATCGCCCATGGTGAACACCACGGCACTGTGATGGCGCATGGCATCGGCGCTTGGGCGATCGGCTTGGCATTAGCTTGGTTCATCTATGGAGCTGGTTCCAAGGAAGACCGTTTTGGAGGTCCTATCTACGCGTTGCTGCAGAAGAAGTTCTTCTTCGACGAGCTCTACGAGTTCTACATCGCCAAGATCCAGCAACGCGTGGCCTTGACGTTTCACTTCTTCGAGCAGATCGCCTTGTCCGGCTTGATCATTCGCGGAGCAGCAGGAGTTGCGGGCTTGGTCGGCATCGGGCTTAAGAGCCTGCACGTCGGTAGCCTGCATCAATACGTCTACTGGTTCATCGCGGGTCTCGCAATCTTCTGGTTCATCGCTGGCTAA
- the nuoK gene encoding NADH-quinone oxidoreductase subunit NuoK, producing MTVGLEQYIAVSAALFAIGFFGVLRRKNTLVIYMCLELMLNACNLGLIAFSRFHGGMSGSVFVFFTITVAAAEVAVGLAIIVALFRKRQTVQVPELNALKN from the coding sequence ATGACCGTCGGACTTGAACAATACATTGCGGTGAGCGCCGCGCTCTTCGCCATCGGATTCTTTGGCGTGCTGCGTCGCAAGAACACGCTCGTCATCTACATGTGCCTCGAGCTCATGCTCAACGCCTGCAACCTCGGCTTGATCGCCTTCTCTCGCTTCCATGGCGGGATGAGCGGCTCGGTTTTTGTCTTCTTCACTATCACGGTGGCGGCGGCCGAGGTCGCGGTAGGACTTGCGATCATCGTAGCTCTGTTCCGTAAGCGCCAGACGGTACAGGTGCCCGAACTCAACGCTCTGAAGAACTAG
- a CDS encoding NADH-quinone oxidoreductase subunit J family protein yields the protein MTDLFFYIFATLTLGCAFGVVFSRNPVNAAMFLIMTFIGMAAHFVMLEAYFLAVIQILVYAGAVVVLFLFIIMLLDVGEEKKHRVKPLTWVASLVGFALLILGVVSITSSDNIKTASDSLPEAAGASLKNFGYELFTTYQLPMQVTGFLLLIAMIGVIVLSKKVKTD from the coding sequence ATGACTGACCTGTTTTTCTACATTTTCGCGACGCTTACGCTTGGTTGCGCTTTCGGCGTGGTGTTCAGCCGCAATCCGGTGAACGCGGCGATGTTCCTGATCATGACTTTCATCGGCATGGCAGCGCATTTCGTCATGCTGGAAGCCTACTTCCTGGCGGTGATCCAGATCCTCGTCTACGCGGGAGCGGTGGTGGTTCTCTTCCTCTTCATCATCATGTTGCTTGATGTGGGTGAAGAAAAGAAGCACCGCGTCAAGCCGCTCACTTGGGTTGCGAGCTTGGTCGGATTTGCACTGCTTATTCTCGGAGTGGTGAGCATCACTTCCAGCGACAACATCAAAACCGCGAGCGATTCGCTTCCCGAAGCGGCCGGCGCTTCGCTCAAGAACTTCGGTTACGAACTCTTCACCACCTACCAGTTGCCCATGCAGGTGACCGGATTCCTGCTCCTCATCGCGATGATTGGCGTCATCGTGCTTAGCAAGAAAGTGAAGACCGACTAA
- a CDS encoding NuoI/complex I 23 kDa subunit family protein: MPIVVKRKPLTFLEKLYIPEIVRGLTVTFRRMFFGETVTLEYPEQRPPIPAGYRGVPTLVRDPEGREKCVSCQLCEFVCPPKAIRITPGEIPADSDYAHVEKAPKEFDIDMLRCIYCGMCQEVCPEEAIWLQNQYSMSGYTRGEMVNNKAKLYELGGTLPDQHFKWNKKKEAAENGGGHH, from the coding sequence ATGCCGATCGTAGTTAAGAGAAAACCACTTACCTTTTTAGAAAAGCTCTACATTCCCGAGATCGTTCGCGGTCTCACGGTTACCTTCCGTCGCATGTTCTTCGGCGAAACGGTGACCTTGGAGTATCCGGAACAGCGCCCGCCGATCCCTGCGGGGTACCGTGGGGTACCCACGCTGGTGCGTGATCCGGAAGGCCGCGAGAAGTGCGTGTCCTGCCAGCTTTGCGAGTTCGTTTGCCCGCCTAAGGCGATTCGTATCACTCCGGGGGAAATTCCTGCGGATAGCGACTATGCCCATGTGGAGAAGGCTCCCAAGGAATTCGATATCGACATGCTCCGCTGCATCTATTGCGGCATGTGCCAAGAAGTTTGTCCGGAAGAGGCGATCTGGCTGCAGAACCAGTATTCAATGTCTGGTTACACCCGTGGCGAGATGGTGAACAACAAGGCGAAGCTTTACGAACTCGGCGGCACGCTCCCCGACCAACACTTCAAGTGGAACAAGAAAAAGGAAGCGGCCGAAAACGGCGGCGGACACCACTGA
- a CDS encoding complex I subunit 1/NuoH family protein: MELTDIAIKSIYAVIVVSVLMGFCSYAVLAERKISSWIQGRVGPNRTTLPIIGSIPYIGRFLTRLGVFQPAADGLKFLFKEDVTPGHVNKVYFILAPVLSLVPALTTVVVVPFGYFENAAGEVVNLVLADLNVAILFLFAISSLGVYGVVLGGWASNSKYPFLGGIRASAQMISYELAMGISVLPVFMWLNAPGTEGTLSLVDVVNSQGGALWNAMWMPGSFLIFVVCIFAETNRLPFDMAESETELVSGFHTEYSSFKFGLFFVGEYAHMLVGSAVVAILFLGGWHPMPFMTWADFGVHGWLAGVLSVGTMIGKLCGFMFFFMWIRWTLPRFRYDQVMRIGWQMLLPLSIANLIVYTFVIYFLERP, encoded by the coding sequence ATGGAACTCACTGATATAGCAATCAAGTCGATCTACGCGGTAATCGTAGTGAGCGTGCTGATGGGCTTTTGCTCCTACGCCGTTCTTGCGGAGCGTAAGATTTCCAGCTGGATTCAGGGCCGTGTCGGCCCGAATCGCACGACGCTGCCGATTATCGGATCGATTCCGTACATCGGGCGCTTTCTCACGCGCCTCGGCGTTTTCCAACCTGCGGCCGACGGTTTGAAGTTCCTCTTCAAAGAAGACGTAACACCCGGTCACGTTAACAAGGTTTACTTCATTCTGGCTCCCGTTCTTTCTTTGGTGCCGGCTTTGACCACGGTCGTGGTGGTCCCTTTCGGTTACTTTGAGAATGCGGCAGGCGAGGTGGTGAACCTGGTGCTTGCCGACCTGAACGTGGCGATCCTCTTCCTTTTTGCCATTTCTTCGCTCGGCGTTTATGGCGTGGTGCTTGGCGGTTGGGCTTCCAACTCGAAGTATCCATTTCTTGGAGGCATCCGCGCTTCGGCTCAGATGATTTCGTACGAGCTAGCCATGGGCATTTCCGTACTGCCGGTTTTCATGTGGCTCAACGCTCCCGGCACGGAAGGTACGCTCAGTCTGGTCGACGTCGTCAACTCCCAAGGCGGCGCATTGTGGAACGCCATGTGGATGCCGGGCTCATTCCTCATCTTCGTGGTTTGTATCTTCGCTGAAACGAACCGTCTGCCTTTCGACATGGCGGAATCCGAAACGGAATTGGTCAGCGGTTTCCACACCGAGTACAGCTCCTTCAAATTCGGCCTCTTCTTCGTGGGCGAGTACGCTCACATGCTGGTCGGTTCTGCAGTCGTCGCGATCCTCTTCCTGGGGGGCTGGCATCCGATGCCCTTCATGACTTGGGCGGACTTCGGAGTGCACGGCTGGCTCGCGGGAGTGCTTTCGGTCGGTACCATGATCGGCAAGCTTTGCGGTTTCATGTTCTTCTTCATGTGGATTCGCTGGACGCTTCCACGTTTCCGCTACGACCAAGTCATGCGCATCGGTTGGCAAATGCTGCTGCCGCTCTCGATCGCCAATCTGATCGTGTACACCTTTGTAATCTACTTTTTGGAGAGACCTTAA
- a CDS encoding 2Fe-2S iron-sulfur cluster-binding protein yields MAEEKKDNLITVNIDGQDLQVPPGTNMVEAVKMLGKEVPHYCYHPKLSIAGNCRMCLVEMGMPGKDRATGEPMLNEDGTPKIMWMPGPAIACGTNAAPGMHIRTNSQKAIESRESVTEFLLINHPLDCPICDQAGECKLQEFSASHGRGYSRFVEEKNVKPKRTRLGPRVTLDDERCILCSRCIRFSQEVAKDDVLGFTDRGSYSTLTCFPGKELANNYSLNTVDICPVGALTSTDFRFKMRVWFLKETKSIDLESSVGCNTVVSSREGKVYRVTPRRNDEVNDTWMPDSGRELYKQIEAENRLSFSSVNGSETSAVEALKAAAEILKGEGVAIVGSGRNTVEEQFVLKQIADQVNAKGVYLVARYGDDDGILISKDRNPNVRGALATGLISDLPAEQLSVLASQIDSGEVSTVLATKEDLVAAGLSEEQLKKVKLVVIDTHASATTENADVVIAGLTQFEKSGSVINQQFRIQKFHKAVPGPVGSIDDLAALSAIQASLSGETCPSVVGTVWEKIAAEGSIFEGLSFKGIADTGVLLDGSAFSGLAFVEGKSLHFEPQVAEVAK; encoded by the coding sequence ATGGCTGAGGAAAAGAAAGATAACCTGATAACGGTCAATATTGACGGGCAAGACTTGCAGGTGCCTCCCGGTACCAACATGGTCGAAGCAGTCAAGATGCTCGGCAAGGAGGTCCCGCACTACTGCTACCATCCGAAGCTTTCCATCGCTGGCAACTGCCGCATGTGTCTCGTGGAAATGGGCATGCCCGGAAAGGACCGCGCCACTGGCGAGCCGATGCTCAACGAGGATGGCACGCCTAAGATCATGTGGATGCCCGGTCCGGCCATCGCTTGCGGTACCAACGCGGCCCCTGGCATGCACATCAGAACGAACTCCCAGAAGGCTATCGAGTCGCGCGAGTCGGTGACCGAGTTTCTTCTCATCAACCACCCGCTGGACTGTCCGATCTGTGACCAGGCGGGGGAGTGTAAGCTGCAAGAGTTTTCCGCGTCACACGGACGTGGATACAGCCGCTTCGTGGAAGAGAAGAACGTCAAGCCTAAGCGCACGCGCCTCGGACCGAGAGTGACGCTTGACGACGAGCGCTGTATCCTCTGCTCGCGTTGTATCCGTTTCTCTCAGGAAGTGGCCAAGGACGATGTGCTCGGCTTCACCGATCGCGGCAGCTACTCGACACTCACTTGCTTCCCTGGCAAGGAGCTGGCCAATAACTACTCGCTCAATACTGTCGACATCTGTCCGGTGGGAGCGCTCACCAGCACCGATTTTCGTTTCAAGATGCGTGTTTGGTTCCTCAAGGAAACCAAGAGCATCGACCTCGAGTCCAGCGTTGGCTGCAACACGGTGGTATCTTCCCGCGAAGGAAAGGTCTACCGCGTGACTCCGCGTCGCAACGACGAGGTCAACGACACGTGGATGCCGGACTCTGGCCGTGAACTCTACAAGCAGATCGAAGCGGAGAACCGTCTCTCGTTCTCCTCGGTCAACGGTTCCGAAACCTCTGCTGTGGAAGCCCTCAAGGCGGCCGCCGAGATCCTGAAAGGGGAGGGCGTGGCCATCGTTGGTTCCGGTCGCAATACGGTGGAAGAGCAGTTCGTGCTAAAGCAAATCGCCGATCAGGTGAACGCCAAGGGCGTGTATTTGGTTGCTCGATACGGAGACGACGACGGAATCCTCATCTCCAAGGATCGCAATCCGAACGTGCGCGGCGCTTTGGCGACTGGTTTGATTTCCGACCTGCCCGCCGAACAGCTTTCCGTTCTCGCCTCGCAAATCGATAGCGGCGAAGTCAGCACTGTCTTGGCAACCAAGGAAGACTTGGTGGCAGCTGGCTTGAGTGAAGAGCAGCTCAAGAAGGTGAAGCTCGTGGTCATCGATACGCATGCTTCGGCTACGACTGAGAACGCGGATGTGGTCATCGCTGGCCTCACTCAGTTCGAAAAGTCCGGCTCGGTGATCAACCAGCAGTTCCGTATCCAGAAATTCCATAAAGCGGTTCCGGGGCCTGTCGGTTCGATCGACGACCTCGCCGCTTTGTCCGCTATCCAAGCCAGCCTTTCCGGCGAAACCTGTCCGTCTGTGGTTGGCACCGTTTGGGAAAAGATTGCGGCGGAAGGCAGCATCTTCGAAGGACTCAGCTTCAAGGGTATCGCCGACACCGGCGTGCTGCTCGACGGTTCTGCATTTTCTGGACTCGCTTTCGTGGAAGGCAAGTCGCTCCACTTTGAACCTCAAGTTGCGGAGGTAGCGAAGTAA
- the nuoF gene encoding NADH-quinone oxidoreductase subunit NuoF, giving the protein MAIHPKEQRLVLKYADEPGYTPHIDSYLEHGGYDMLKKAVTMEPQAIIDEVKASTLRGRGGAGFPCGLKWSFVDRKSGKPIYLICNCDESEPGTFKDRQIVHKDPHQLIEGMMISCFANNVAKAFIYIREEMPYGAKILDQAILEAKEKGFVGDNVCGSGYSCDIVVHRGAAAYICGEETGLIESLEGKRANPRIKPPYFPAVLGLYNCPTIVNNVETLCNAVHILDMGAEGFKKIGRPNNAGTRIWCVSGGVQRPGYYEVGEMTLGELVYDICGGPLPGRTIKAIIPGGSSMKILKNGERYKGKNPDGSEYDWGLEDIPLDYDGIAAAGSMSGSGGMMVLDDTVSIPAALANLMAFYSHESCGQCTPCREGSLWLKKITSRMVHGEARPEDVDLMLDVAGQIAGRTICAFGFAVAWPVQSYIAKFEDEFREYAAHLSDPKADRQAIKELACNG; this is encoded by the coding sequence ATGGCAATACATCCAAAAGAACAGCGCCTCGTCCTTAAGTACGCCGACGAGCCAGGTTATACTCCTCACATCGACAGCTACTTGGAGCACGGCGGTTACGACATGCTCAAGAAGGCGGTCACCATGGAGCCACAGGCGATTATCGACGAAGTGAAAGCGTCGACCTTGCGCGGTCGTGGCGGAGCCGGTTTCCCTTGTGGGCTCAAGTGGAGCTTCGTGGACCGCAAGTCCGGTAAGCCGATCTACTTGATCTGCAATTGCGACGAGTCTGAGCCCGGCACTTTCAAGGATCGCCAGATCGTGCACAAGGATCCGCATCAGCTGATCGAGGGCATGATGATTTCCTGTTTCGCCAATAATGTCGCCAAGGCCTTTATCTATATTCGCGAAGAGATGCCTTACGGGGCGAAGATCTTGGACCAGGCCATTCTAGAGGCGAAGGAAAAAGGGTTTGTAGGCGACAATGTATGCGGATCTGGATACAGCTGCGATATCGTAGTGCACCGCGGAGCGGCCGCCTATATTTGCGGCGAAGAAACCGGTCTCATCGAATCGCTCGAAGGCAAGCGGGCCAATCCGCGTATCAAGCCTCCTTACTTCCCAGCGGTGCTCGGCCTCTACAATTGCCCGACCATCGTCAACAACGTCGAAACCCTTTGTAATGCGGTCCACATTTTGGACATGGGCGCGGAGGGCTTCAAAAAGATCGGCCGTCCCAACAATGCGGGCACGCGCATCTGGTGTGTATCCGGAGGCGTGCAACGTCCTGGCTACTACGAAGTGGGCGAGATGACGCTCGGCGAGCTGGTTTACGACATTTGTGGCGGACCGCTTCCCGGACGCACTATTAAGGCGATCATTCCCGGCGGTTCTTCCATGAAGATCCTCAAGAACGGCGAGCGCTACAAGGGCAAGAATCCGGACGGTAGCGAATACGATTGGGGGCTAGAAGATATTCCGCTCGACTACGACGGGATTGCCGCGGCGGGCTCCATGTCTGGTTCTGGTGGCATGATGGTACTCGATGACACGGTGTCGATTCCAGCGGCCCTCGCGAATTTGATGGCTTTCTACTCTCACGAATCCTGCGGCCAGTGTACGCCCTGCCGCGAAGGTTCGCTTTGGTTGAAGAAGATCACTTCTCGCATGGTGCATGGCGAAGCGCGTCCGGAAGACGTGGACCTCATGCTCGACGTGGCCGGCCAGATCGCTGGCCGCACCATTTGCGCGTTTGGTTTTGCGGTGGCTTGGCCGGTGCAGAGCTACATTGCCAAGTTTGAAGACGAATTTAGAGAATATGCGGCGCACCTCAGCGATCCTAAAGCTGACCGCCAAGCCATAAAGGAACTCGCGTGTAATGGCTGA